ATTAAAACCTtccaggttcaagaagaatcaagtttctcacttggagccaaaatcccataaaaggctccaacggctagttttcgattttgttacTTTGCTTGGTTTGTTTCCTcttctatttgttttagaacgttaggacCTTTGTCTATGTGCCTTATATAAGATCCTAGACGTCCATTGTAAAGAACACCCtcaatcaccaagttaataaaaagtttattcagtttttatcaaagattgttctttgtataaaatatcggtctttaggattcaaagagagattctttgttgttctattgatttcgtgagtctagtttgtttgtgcaaatcaaacaagctcagtacacagatttaGAGAGTCAATCACATAGTTTCCATcatccatcagattgagagattcaatcaaacattcttccgcaaatccacttcaatccatcatttgatcaagctgagagtgatacacatccagcagcttgatttCGCCATACCtatcatttttctttgtttatttatcttagtTTATTCTTCATAACATTCGTATCTCATTCCTATTTCATTTGTTTCAGGTTTTACAATCGATTTCAGACCATATCGACCAACCGGTCATATCTTTGGTTGATCCGATTTGAACCTCCAACAACCATTTGGGCGACCCAGCTTCCAGCCTGTAACAAAATATGTATgtacaatgcaatgcatgaaactcaaaatcatcaaagaaaacatgatcaaatacttggtacctcccccaaacttagttcACACGGTCTCTGTGTTAGTAAGTTGAAAGAGACCTAAAAGAGAGATAAATGTAaagaaaaactggtatatacaatggaaAAGTGGTGGAGTGGTACCTTAAATGGAGAATGGAGAAGGATGATCCTTCCCACCTTCAAGAGTGATGGTGAGGACCTGAGAGAGGAGCTCTTGAAGCTTGAGTGGATCATCTTGGAGCTGAGGAGTTATGATTGCCCTTGCACCTGAGAATGACTTAGACCTTCCCTTGCACTTGATCTTGTACTCAATCACTCCATCTTTGAACTTTATTGGGTGAAGAGTAAGAATGTGTGAAGATTTTTCAACAGAAGTAGGGGGAGgttcattcatcatcttcttcttgtcatgaGTAGTCTCTATGGCTCTACTCACCCCTCCTTTGTAGCACTATCCAAGTGCTCATCACACATCTCTTTAGAGGACTCTCCATCAAAACCTTCTTTCTCACTAACAATCACTTCATCCTTGAGCTTCTCAATGGAAGGTTCTCCATAAGTAATGATGGTTCCACAATACTTAACATTCATCATTGGAGACTGGATTGGGTAAGAGACAGCTTTGTTCACATTTAGAagtgtgaccttcttgttggcaaaGTCAATGCAAACTCCTACTGTTGTGAGAAATGGTGTTACAAGGATCAATGAGACTCTCTTTCCAGTTGCCATCGTCAAAACAGTGAGGTCAATAGGAATGGTGCAAGCTCCAATCTTCAAAGGAAAgtccttgatgagaccaatTGGGGTTGTAGAAGAGGAGTTTCCAAACATTAGTAAGGATGTGTTTGGCTCCATGTTGTCAATCCCaagactcttcaccatctccattgagatcacattcacacttgcaccagaatcaacaagagcatcatcaagtGTGAACTTACCaagggagcaagataaggtgAACTTTCATTGGGTTTCTAGTTTGGGAAGGGACTTTGGTGTGACTGGTGGATCAAGCTGCATAGTAGAGATGTCTAGGAGCTCTCCTACTTCTTCTCTGTGAGCCAGAATGTCCTTGATGAGCATCATTTGGACATGAGCATCATGCATATTTGTTATCTGTGGAAGCTTAACTCCTACATCACCCATGTCTTTTCTAAACTTGGAGATCACCTTCTTTTGAGCCTTTGTGAGAAGCCTTTGTGGAAATGGGAGCTTATCAAGGGTGATTGCTCAACCTCATGGGTCTCTTCCAGCTTAAcctccttcaacttcttgacAACATTCTCAATAATTGGTTTTTGAGCCTTGTGCTCAGCTCTCGTCACAATCTTTGCTTCAACCCTCTATCCAACCTTCTCCACAATCAGTGCTTCAGCCTTGGCAACAACTTTTATTCCATACATGAGTCTTTCAAGCTCATTTACTTCTTTCCTATGATCACTCAACTCCATCTCAGAAGTAGTAGAGAGGATAGCATTGCAATACTCTTTAGGATGTTGCTCTGATTTCCCTGGTAGAGATCCCATTGGGCGCTTGGAGGTTGAAGTCATAGaggcaaactggttctccaaagctTTGAAGTTAGAAGCAAGGtttgagaacttgttgttgagatcattgtagcttccatcaactttggtgtgaaggttcttcaactcatatccaatgtgcttctcacttctagtttgGGACTCCAAAATCTGTTTCAACATTGCCTCAGTGCTACTTTCTTGTGGAGCAGAAGTAGAAGATCCGGCTTGGCCTTGTGCAGACTGGTAACTACCttgttggttgttgtagaagggCTTTTGCTGGTAGTTGTTGTGGTACTGAAAGTTAGGCTCCTTCTTGTACCATGTCCCATTAGCATTCACAAAGCACAACTCTTCTTGACCTTCTAGACCATCAACTTCATTAACCACAGCAATCCCCTCTTGTTTCTGCTTACCAACAGAGTTCACCTTCTCTTGTGTAGCTCTATCTGAGAGAAGCTTATCCAACTTGTCTTGTAGAACCTTCAACTCTTTCCTTGTGTTCTGATCATCACCTCCACTGTCTCTGTTGCTTCTATCATGCTCATCATTGTAAACTGAATCACTCTAAGTCATGTTCTCTACAAGTTTCTCAGCATCTTcttcagttctccccaagaagaacccattgctagcagTATCCAACTGGCTTCTGAACTGAGGTAAAACTCCTCTATAGAAGGTACTGAGCAGACTCTCCTTGGTGAAACCATGATGTGGGCATTGAGACCAGTAGCTTCTGAAACTTTCCCATGCTTCACTAAAACCTTCAAGATTCTTCTGTTGAAACCCAGAGATCTCATTTCTAAACTTGGCAgtccttgaagtagagaagaacttgttgaTGAAGGCTTTCTTGCATTCAttccaagtggtgatagagtcactTGTAAGGTTCTTCTCCCATGTGTGAGatttgtctcccaaagagaatgAAAACAATCTCAGCTTGAAGGCATCTTCAGAGACtccatttgtttttgacaagCCACAGTACTTGTCAAATTGATCCAGGTGATCAAGTGGATCCTCCAAATCaagaccatgatacttgttgttctctatcATGTTGATCAAGCtggatttgatctcaaagttgttgttctccacagcTGGTGCCATGATACCAAGTCTACTCCCATGGATATTGGGCTGATCATAGGTGCCAACAGCTCTAGCTTGGCACTGATTCCCCTCCATCTCAAACTCAACTCTGTCCAAATGAGCTTgcatttcttcttctcttctcgtCCTTGCAATCTCCCTTTCAAAAgctctaatgtcttcaactcCTCAAGTTCATGTACCTGACATTCAAAAGAGCTAGGAGGGAGAATCAGTAACTAGATACAAGAAAAtaagacttagtctcaagcaaggaccaaatctcaatgtcaaaatcaacttagtatttggcaacggcgccaaatttgatatggacttttcaagggtccaaGGTTCAAATCGATGTAGTATTTTagatgtcaatccatttctaagTGTTTCAATTCAATGAGAATACAGGTTCATACTTAAGCTAAGTGCATTCAATGTAGTGAAGTGATTAGATCAAACTAACAAGACtctaacacaattaactaacaAACTTTCAAGCAAATGGATAAATGAGGAATCATGGGTATATGAATTTGGTTTCAAATGACTAAGATTCAATCTAAAATGGCAAGGTTTCAATCAACACATTTCCCTAAGTCTAGATAACAATCCTAAGCAAGTTCTTTGTCAAGACACATGCTCATTTACTCTtattgatcaaacatcaaatgtctttggtttgtttcaatcaagcaatcattaAGAACAAATCATTCAACTATCAAAACTCCcctaacatcaaatgtctttggtatgGAAAGTTAAGAGCATGTtgagttggctcagacatttcatcgaacacctctcgagcaatgaaatgtctagatttctaatctaaaatggccaactctagattagcataaagatcactcaatcaagcaagaaaacatattaatctactctaaacattttagatcatcacttaatcatcctaatcatcctaacccatgaatccaaagatgactactcactcattatcatggtagacactaaatcattagttgatctaagactaaacatgattaatgatCAAAGTAATCAAGGAAACACAAAAGataatgatcaagattagataGAAAATAAGATAAGTCCCAACTTTGAGATAACAAGGGTATTTTATACAATCCCTAgaaaacctaatggtttccattaaaaagtctaaaaacccctttaaaaacactaaaattcGACCAAGAGAAAAAGCGCCCCGGGTAGAGGTCGGGTCGCCCAACCCGCGGTGGTCTACCCGCGCTGGGTCGTCCTGGGTCGTCCGCGCGGGTCGTCCAACCCGCGCTGGTCTACCCGCGCTGAGCTTCTTTCGTCCAGCCTTCTTCGCCCGCACGGGTAAGGAAACCCGCGGCCTCGACCCCGCGTCAGCTTCTGTCGTCCAGCCTTCTTCGCCCGCGCGGGTAAAGGAACCCGCGGTGGTCTACCCAGGTTCGACCAGGGTTGATATGCCTCTGgtaaatcgatcataactcctccaatacagcttcaaatgacttgaaaccacttccattaaaaagctaactcaatttactATGTTTTACCAAAATATTAGTAACAGAAGATTTCTTTAAGACTTCCATACATGTTCATCTTTCACCATTTTGCACCAAAAATGTCTCTAAAcacctccaagaactccatagcACACTACAGCCCctaataaagactcatgtatgcaaaatgcaacctaaatatgactaaatcctagtctatatgatcaaaatgtacaAGGATGAATAGCTAAAATCATGCAAATTCATAAGATATCAATTAGCTACTTCGTGAACATGGGATGATTGTTGAGCTTTCTCTTTGACCATTGCTTCTTGTTTATGGAATCTTCTGAAtatgttcttttattttttcaatcatAAGGTTTCTTGAGAAAACAGAAAGAAACCAGGAGTATAATTATAGACTCAGACGTTCTGATGACCCATACCAGTAGTTACCATAATGTATTTAATCGGCGGTTACACAAAGTTAGCAAATAATGTGAAGAGTTATagttaaaaacaattttcctaTCTTAAATGACTTTTGGTACATTTGGTGGGGAACACTTATGTGAGTGAAGGATTGTGGTTGAATTGTGAAGTAAGATTACACAGATTAATATCGTTGGCTATGTGTGTTATAtgtgtttaaaaaaacttatggggcatatttttggaaaaaaacttGAAAGGCATTATTCAGAAACCCAAATAAAAGTTGATATCATTGTGATTATCTTAAGACTAATATTATTCAGCCTACGTTTTGCAAAGTAAAccttttgttataattttagaATAGatattgtttaaactaaaagtTCGGTTTACTTTgcattaataaaacttattttattattttcatatataaatatattttacagaCAGAATCCTATCTCAATATTTGAGTGTATATCTAATGTAAACCTAAGCACAATCATGTTTGCATTAATTTCTGGTGCTAATGATTTTGAAGAAGCGAGAAAACAGCATCTTCAATTCCAATCGACTTCACTTAAGCTTTGCGTGCTTTCTTCAACTTCCCAGCAGCTCCATCAACCTTGCTAGTACCACCGGCTCCCAGCTTAACAGGCACTGAGTTGCTCAATGGGTTGTCATCTCCATTGTCATCGTCTCCTCCCTAATCAAAACCAAGAAAgtcacatatatatgtatatacaaagCAGGGACGTTACTGGAACCTATATAAGGCTTACGTTGTCAACGAATTCAGGATATGGGAAATGGCCACCCTCGCTGAGAATGCGGGAGATGGTAAAGGTCTGATGATTCGCTGTGAAATTGTAAGAGCTCACCCTCACTTGGAACTTGTAGGTCTTTCCCTCCATGTTTCTAACAAATTGAGGGGCCTCAGTTTCCTCCGGGTTGACACCTTCACCAGCCTATATAAATTTTGTTCAATGTCACTGTCTGAGTAAATAGTCACCAAAAAGAATGGACAGGAGTTACGAAGGTCATACCAAGTGTAACACCCGAATCCGGCCTCTCGACCAAGCTGGATCCGATTGCTAGTTTGCCactttattaatttctttgcttgattgattcattttaagtcttttatttactaagtcatattcgaatctGAGGTTCTAAAACAATGAACAGATAGCACAACGGAATATAATTGTGTTTAaattgtattacttagaaacatgagatccgatacacaacttcttaacagtttcatagacaatcactagttcatccctagcatcatctaaccacacgttacacagcctctcactgaccgagccttcacgtctccttggcttgaccagaaccatccttagttcctgaaaccacaaccagataagcattaatcataaccgagaatagaacggatcgattctacaatgcttggcttggttcctagaacttagataaaccatAATCATAAAAGATATGTACCTATCTACcatatcctaagtcattcaaccaaccaccccttgacttagaatcagatagatagtccagaatagataaacagaacacacgaacagattcGGATCGCTCCGAAGACCAATctgtctaaccggatagaatctaggttcGACCGGCccatgaagtccggctcaatggcccaacggacttccttacctgatccggccttgggcctggatccaaatggccgagtaagcctcaagcccaATCCGGTAGGCTTAGCAGCagatcagaccttgcgactcttaccttggcttagacaaaccgtgaacTTGTCTTGACTCAACAAATCATAgactgatccataaggatcagACACAACCTGTCTCAacagacaccgtttggaacatgcaccccttcggtccttggtaactcttggtcctcgtacctcttgatgttcgtaacctttGGAAACTCGTACCCTTTGGTTacttacaccctttggcaacacacaacctttggtaactcgtgacctttggcaaCTCGTGCCTTTTGGGACATGACCAACCGTTTAGCCCAACCGCCCAGTCCATGGTTTGATTCGAACCATCCGCATagccgacccgtgtctaggctagcggtttggttatgttcggacaagcctagggacgtgtaccttggactgaaccaaccCAGCCCTTcgtgtataatcagaaagaagagaaagggatCAGATAGAAACAAGTAAGGAGAAGCGGTTGGGACTAatgaaccgaccagagccgcggtgtgATCACAAGGACCAtctgttcggtctgatggagccatagCCCACCACGTACTTTCtaaaccacgtctgggttctccatgttCTTCTCCTGGTAtcggtctcccatacttgatcggaggttgcttcacaaacgatcagatcgccggaaacctaaccaccacacaatcggccttgctttggccggaaactctcactctctttctttctctctctctacgatttctttgagtattttactctggattgGATGAAATAAAATCGacaggagaggccccatatttatagaaaacgagggggtaagtcttgccccacgaacaggcacgccTTACTAGCGAATGCGCACCATCGGCCAAGTGTTGTGCCctctcggccacttgcatcccatcgcctattctgattgggtttggggtcggtcataagcccaaaccattccccaagccttctggacttaacccacggccttgtccaaagacccaacagcccatggccccATGACCAGACCACACTGCCcaccactgacccggacccggaccatcagcccgaaacccgaacagtccgtcgagctgatatgagctgactcccagctgcttcagctgagtgagctagtagtccagctagtagAGCTGACTTAATAGTGGTCGAGCTTGAGTGAGCTTAACAtagcttcgttgagctggtcgagctactcgtTCGCTTCGttcagctaccgtcttactcgtcctagctgactcttgacttgtataaggttaagtctaagtttccttatgccTTAACCTTCTAacttggccatggaacgcttgcctttatgtcttaagactggctggtttgtttcctcgaaccatggccgtcccgacgaTCCTTATCTATGATCGCGGATGTTACACCAAGAGTTGACCACCTTCCGATGCCCTCATGTTATGGAGTTTCGTCATAACCCCATCGAAGCAAACAAACAATCCTTCACCAGTTTCGTCTGCAATGGACATCTCCACACGGTATCTAGTGGAAAGGCAAAAATGTATCAAAACACAAAGGCAGCATGGTCATTGTAAATGAATAAGATGCTGAGAGCTAGTACGTATTGGAGGACACCAACTGCGTTAGTGTTATTAAAAGGCACACATGTGAACGATGAGGCGGTGCGTTGAAGTTTCTTGGCACAGTTTGAGCACGAAACATAGCACCATCCCTTATCCATCTTGATTTCAGTCCTCTCCCGTTACAGATAAAATCAATGTCCTAATTGGTTGGAATAATCGATTACTCAACTATCCTAAGAACTTtattatgaaaagataacaataTAGCTCTAGTTGCTATACATGTGAGGGGGCTGTTATGACAAAATTATTGAGCTCAGCTATGGTCAGGGCATCCACTTTTGCATAGCCCCTTAGCAGTGGAGCTGCTGGCGTAACTCCAGTTGCTTCTCCAAACAGCCTGCGTTTTAGAACATGACATTGTTAAACTTCTTGTATAGATTTCGTATATTTTAGACTAAGTGACTATTCCCGCCAAGAATTTTCAATAAGTTACCTATTGAAGAAACTCTCCCCCGCTGCTGTCTCTTTGTCGAAGTAAATATGTGTGCCGGAAGTGGCATTCAAAAATAGGCGACCTGCATGATGAGAATGAGATTAATGTTATGGATTCCACTATACCACTGATAATGTAGATTTGTAATTGATTGCTTACCTCCCAGCATCTTTGGGTTGATGCTGGTTGCAACCACAACTCTTGGATCACTCCCCATCTTTTCTAACCGGTTATAAATTGCAACTGCGTGAGTGTCGAAGAGGCTCATAGTCACTAACGTGCCACTGATAACATGGGAGGTTAGAAAGTTTAGATAAACGTTGTAATTAGATAAATACTACGGAAACGTTAAAATAAATGGCTTACTTGTACATTTTAATGGTTGCCATAACACGGTTCTTGTCCTGAAGAGGGTCAGTGACAGTGCTCTTCACAGCAGTAATCTCACCAATGAGGTCTACAAATAAATAGTATTATCTATCTAATTCGAAATTCAGAGTAAAAGATCAGGGACGAAATACCTGAGAGCTGATTGTTAGTGTTAGAGAGACCAAGCATCTCACTGTGGTTACGGAAGCGGAATGATTCAAGAGGTATCGGAACAGCTGGTTTGGTAACCTCAACGAAAGAGGTTGTGTCGCTAAAACGGATTAGCAAGGAAGAATCCGATAGTCGATAATTTGGGTTACACCGAGCAACATCAAACCCGGTTAGTGAATAAACCGAACCCGCTTTCAGAGAAGTCTGGTGCGTCGCTAGCCGGTTGACATTTATCGTAGCCGGCATCATGGTAGCCTGAAACGTAAGAATAAAAATCATCAGATTAGAGAAAATACAGTTGTTTTGAAAACATTATTGTAAAAAATAAGTTGGCAATATGGTTTCAGGATGATGA
The window above is part of the Brassica napus cultivar Da-Ae chromosome C8, Da-Ae, whole genome shotgun sequence genome. Proteins encoded here:
- the LOC125591844 gene encoding uncharacterized protein LOC125591844, producing MQAHLDRVEFEMEGNQCQARAVGTYDQPNIHGSRLGIMAPAVENNNFEIKSSLINMIENNKYHGLDLEDPLDHLDQFDKYCGLSKTNGVSEDAFKLRLFSFSLGDKSHTWEKNLTSDSITTWNECKKAFINKFFSTSRTAKFRNEISGFQQKNLEGFSEAWESFRSYWSQCPHHGFTKESLLSTFYRGVLPQFRSQLDTASNGSNRDSGGDDQNTRKELKVLQDKLDKLLSDRATQEKVNSVGKQKQEGIAVVNEVDGLEGQEELCFVNANGTWYKKEPNFQYHNNYQQKPFYNNQQGSYQSAQGQAGSSTSAPQESSTEAMLKQILESQTRTLENQFASMTSTSKRPMGSLPGKSEQHPKEYCNAILSTTSEMELSDHRKEVNELERLMYGIKVVAKAEALIVEKLPFPQRLLTKAQKKVISKFRKDMGDVGVKLPQITNMHDAHVQMMLIKDILAHREEVGELLDISTMQLDPPVTPKSLPKLETQ
- the LOC106362036 gene encoding uncharacterized protein LOC106362036 isoform X2; protein product: MGVDMLLLDSEATMMPATINVNRLATHQTSLKAGSVYSLTGFDVARCNPNYRLSDSSLLIRFSDTTSFVEVTKPAVPIPLESFRFRNHSEMLGLSNTNNQLSDLIGEITAVKSTVTDPLQDKNRVMATIKIGTLVTMSLFDTHAVAIYNRLEKMGSDPRVVVATSINPKMLGGRLFLNATSGTHIYFDKETAAGESFFNRLFGEATGVTPAAPLLRGYAKVDALTIAELNNFVITAPSHAGEGVNPEETEAPQFVRNMEGKTYKFQVRVSSYNFTANHQTFTISRILSEGGHFPYPEFVDNGGDDDNGDDNPLSNSVPVKLGAGGTSKVDGAAGKLKKARKA
- the LOC106362036 gene encoding uncharacterized protein LOC106362036 isoform X1 codes for the protein MGVDMLLLDSEATMMPATINVNRLATHQTSLKAGSVYSLTGFDVARCNPNYRLSDSSLLIRFSDTTSFVEVTKPAVPIPLESFRFRNHSEMLGLSNTNNQLSDLIGEITAVKSTVTDPLQDKNRVMATIKMYNGTLVTMSLFDTHAVAIYNRLEKMGSDPRVVVATSINPKMLGGRLFLNATSGTHIYFDKETAAGESFFNRLFGEATGVTPAAPLLRGYAKVDALTIAELNNFVITAPSHAGEGVNPEETEAPQFVRNMEGKTYKFQVRVSSYNFTANHQTFTISRILSEGGHFPYPEFVDNGGDDDNGDDNPLSNSVPVKLGAGGTSKVDGAAGKLKKARKA
- the LOC106362036 gene encoding uncharacterized protein LOC106362036 isoform X4, whose amino-acid sequence is MGVDMLLLDSEATMMPATINVNRLATHQTSLKAGSVYSLTGFDVARCNPNYRLSDSSLLIRFSDTTSFVEVTKPAVPIPLESFRFRNHSEMLGLSNTNNQLSDLIGEITAVKSTVTDPLQDKNRVMATIKMYNGTLVTMSLFDTHAVAIYNRLEKMGSDPRVVVATSINPKMLGGRLFLNATSGTHIYFDKETAAGESFFNRLFGEATGVTPAAPLLRGYAKVDALTIAELNNFVITAPSHELRMVLVKPRRREGSVSERLCNVWLDDARDELVIVYETVKKLCIGSHVSK
- the LOC106362036 gene encoding uncharacterized protein LOC106362036 isoform X3, translating into MGVDMLLLDSEATMMPATINVNRLATHQTSLKAGSVYSLTGFDVARCNPNYRLSDSSLLIRFSDTTSFVEVTKPAVPIPLESFRFRNHSEMLGLSNTNNQLSDLIGEITAVKSTVTDPLQDKNRVMATIKMYNGTLVTMSLFDTHAVAIYNRLEKMGSDPRVVVATSINPKMLGGRLFLNATSGTHIYFDKETAAGESFFNRLFGEATGVTPAAPLLRGYAKVDALTIAELNNFVITAPSHDIDFICNGRGLKSRWIRDGAMFRAQTVPRNFNAPPHRSHVCLLITLTQLVSSNTYRVEMSIADETGEGLFVCFDGVMTKLHNMRASEGGQLLV